The genomic stretch GCGAATCGGTGGCGCAGATCGTGACCTTCGGCAAGATGTTCCCGCGCGCGGCCACCCGCGACGCGGCGCGCGTGCTCGGCCACGACTACGGCGTCGGCGACCGGCTCGCGAAGCTCATCCCGGACCCGATCATGGGCCGCCCGCCGAGCTTCGAGGACTGCCTGCGCGAGGGCGAGGAGCTCAAGAAGGCCTACGACGAGGACCCCACCGCCCGCCAGATCGTCGACGTCGCCCGCGGCCTCGAGGGCATCGTGCGCAACTCGTCGATCCACGCCGCGGCGGTCGTCATCGCCGACCGCCCGCTGACCGAAATCGTCCCGCTGCAGCTCGCCGACGCGGGCACCGTCGACGAGGACGGCAACCGGGAGTTCAAGACCGTCACCCAGTTCTCCATGAAGCCCGTCGAGGAGCTCGGCCTCCTGAAGATGGACTTCCTGGGCCTGCGCAACCTCGACGTCATCGAGGACGCGCTCGACATCATCGAGCGCTCCACCAGCGAGCGGCCGGACATGACGACGCTGCCGCTCGACGACGTGACGACCTACGAGATGATGGCCCGCGGCGACTCGATCGGCGTGTTCCAGTTCGAGTCCGAGGGCATGCGCGAGGCGCTCAAGAAGGTCCAGCCCACGGAGTTCGACGACCTCGTCGCGCTCAACGCCCTGTACCGCCCGGGCGCGATGGACCAGATCCCGACGTACGCGCGCGGCAAGCGCGAGCCCGAGTCGATCGCCTTCCCCGACGACCGCCTGCGCCCGATCCTGCAGCCCACCAAGGGCGTGATCCTGTACCAGGAGCAGGCCATGCAGATCTCCAAGGAGCTGGCCGGCTTCAGCGGGGCCAAGGCGGACGACCTGCGCAAGGCGATCGGCAAGAAGAACCGCGAGGCGATGGCCAAGCTCGAGCCGGAGTTCCGCCAGGGGTGCCGCGCCTCGGGGACGTCGGAGCAGGTCATCGACTGGCTGTGGACCACGAACGAGAAGTCCGCCGACTACTCCTTCAACAAGTCGCACGCCGCGTGCTACGCGCTCATCGCCTACCGCACGGCGTGGCTGAAGGCGACCTACCCGGCCGAGTACATGGCCGCCCTGATCTCCAGCGTGATGTCGACGAAGGACAAGGTGCCCTTCTTCGTCGCCCGCTGCGAGGAGATGGGCATCGAGATCCTGCCCCCCGACGTCAACCTGTCCGACCACGAGTTCACGGTCGTCGAGGGCAACATCCGCTTCGGCCTCGACGCGGTGAAGGGCGTCGGCTACCAGGCGGTCGAGGCGATCAAGAGCGCCCGCGAGGAGAGCGGCCCGTTCGAGTCGCTCTGGGACTTCTGCGCCCGCGTCGACGCCCGCGCCGTCAACAAGAAGGCCATCGAGGCCCTCATCCGCTGCGGCGCGTTCGGCTCGACCGGCGCGACCCGCAAGGGCATGCTCGCCGTGCTCGAGCAGGCCCAGGCGGCCGGCGCCAAGCAGCAGCAGGACGCGCTCACCGGCCAGGGCTCGATCTTCGACCTCGAGCCGGTCGGCGGCCCGGCCACGGCGTTCGCGATGCCCAGCCACCCGCCGATCCCGTCCGAGGAGTTCGAGCAGAGCGAGCTGCTCGCCGTCGAGAAGGAGGCCATCGGCCTGTTCATCTCGGCGCACCCCCTCAAGGAGGTCCGCGAGGCGCTGCGGCTGAAGGTCGACTGCCCGCTCGCAGACCTCGAGCACCGCAAGGACCAGGAGTGGGTGACCGTCGGCGGCATCGTCGCGCAGGCGAAGAAGATCCGCACGAAGTCCGGCAGCACCATGATGTTCGCGACGCTCGACGACCTCGAGGGCTCGGTGGAGATCGTCGTGTTCGAGCGGGTGCTCGCCGAGCAGGAGGCGGCGCTCGCGGTCGACGAGATCGTGCTCGTCCGCGGCCGCGTCGACCACAAGGACGCGACGAAGACCGCGGTCGTCGTCCAGTCGGCCGAGCCGTTCAAGCCGACGCCCGAGGAGGTCGAGCGGGCGCGCGAGGAGGTCCGCGCGCTGGCCAAGCGCAGCGCGCCCAAGCCATTCGCGGTCCACGTCGACGCCGCCCGCCTGCCGGCGAGCATCATCGACGAGCTCCGGACCCTCCTCGGCAGCCACCCCGGCGAGAGCGAGGTGCTCCTCCAGGTCCACACGTCGAGCGGCCATAGGCTGCTGCGTCTCGGTTCGGAGTACCGCGTCTCGGCCACCGCCATGCTCCGCGCCGAGCTCGACCACGTGCTCGGCGAGGCGCTGCTGCCCGCGGCTTAGCGGCGCCGGGACCGGCCGCAGGGCCGCCGAGGAGCCGATTCGAGCGCCGATTTCCCCGGCTCCAGTCGTCCCTCGAACAAAACCGGACCAGGCGTTGACAAACCGGTAATGTCGGAACGGCGGCCTCCCACCTTTCCGCTGGACCGGGGGTGGGAGGCCGTAGTTGTCTCAATTGCTGGACCGGGGATGGGAGGCTTCGCCGAGGCATACCCCGGCACGGAATGTGGGCAAACGCCGTCTCAGTTCCGGCCGGCCGGCGCCGGCGCTACCTGCGCGCCGCCAGGCCGCGCTCGCGCAGCGTGACGCAGTGCTCGATCTCCTCCGCCGTCGGCCCCTTGCGGTCCTCGCCCGGGGTCTCGAGTACGCACGGCAGTCCCTCGAAGCGCGGCTCGGACAGGAACGCCGCGCAGCCGTCGTCGCCCAGCTCGCCCTCACCGACGTTCGCGTGGCGGTCGCGGTTGGCCCCCAGCGGCGTCTGCGAGTCGTTGAGGTGCAGCGAGCCCAGGCGGTTGGGCCCCACCTCCGCGATGCAGTCGTCGAGCACCGAGCTCAGCCCCTTCGCCGTGCGGATGTCGAAGCCGGAGGCGAACAGGTGGCACGAGTCCAGGCACAGGCCCAGGCGGGCATCGCCGCCCGCCGCGTCGAACAGCGCGGCGAGCTCCTCGAAGGACCGCCCCAGCGTGCCGCCCGTCCCCGCGGTGTTCTCCAGATGCAGGGCGCAGCCCTCGCTCTCCGCGAGCGCCTCGCGGATCGTCGCGCCCGCGCGCTCGATCGCCGGCCTGACCTCACCCGCCTTCGCCGAGCCCGGGTGCAGCACGACCGCGTGGGCGCCGAGCGCCGCGCCCGCCCGCAGCGACGCGATCAGCGAGGTCAGCGACTTCGAGCGGATCTCATCGTCGTCGGAGGCGCAGTTGAGCAGGTACACGGCGTGGATGAGCAGCGCGTCGACGTCCGAGCGCGCCATCGCCTCGCGAAACGCGGCAACCTGCTCGTCGGAGTACACCGTCGGCTTCCACGCGCGCGGGTTCTGGTTGAAGATCTGGATCGCGCGGCAGTGCTTCTCGACACCGCGCTCGACGGCCTTCGCGGGGCCGCCGGCAGGCGAGACATGGGCGCCGATGAGCATGACGCCGCGATGTCTAGCATGCGGCCCTCATGCGGGTCCGCTTCGCTCCATCTCCCACCGGCGCTCTGCACATCGGCGGCGCGCGCACCGCCCTCTACAACTGGCTCGCGGCGCGCCACGACGGCGGGACGCTCGTCCTGCGCATCGAGGACACCGACCGGGAGCGCTCGACGCCCGAGAACGTCGAGCAGATCCTCGACGCGCTGCGCTGGCTGGATCTCGACTGGGACGAGGGGCCGATCTTCCAGACGGACCGCCAGGACCGTCACGTCGAGGTGATCGAGCGCCTGCTCGCCGACGGCCACGCGTACCGCTCGACCGCCACGGCCGACGATGTGAAGGCGTACAAGGAGCGCCACGGCCACGACCGCGGCTTCCGCGGCGAGTCCGAGGACGGGGGCGCCGTCCGGCTGCGCGTGCCTGACCAGGGCGCCACCGTCGTGCGCGACGTCGTGCGCGGCGAGACCGCCTTCCAGCACGTGCACCTCGACGATCCCGTCATCGCGCGCGCCGACGGCACGCCGCTCTACAACCTCGCGGTCGCGGTCGACGATCTCGACGCCGGCATCACCCACGTCGTGCGCGGCGACGACCACTACTCCAACACCCCGAAGCAGCTGCTCGTGCTCGAGGCGCTCGGCGCGACCCAGCCGGTCTACTGCCACCTGCCGCTCCTGCACGGCCCCGACGGCAAGAAGCTCTCCAAGCGCCACGGCGCCGCCTCCGTCCAGGAGCTGCGCGACGCCGGATTCCTGCCCGAGGCGGTCCGCAACTACCTCGCGCTGCTCGGCTGGGGCGCTGCCGACGACGAGACGATCCTCTCCACCGAGGAGCTCGTCCGCCAGTTCACGCTCGAGCGCGTCCAGCGCAACCCGGCGCGCTTCGACGAGAAGAAGCTGCGCTGGATGAACGGCCAGTACATCCGCGCGCTGGGCGTCGACGACCTCACCGCCCGTCTCGAGGCGTTCACCGGCCGCGAGGGGCTGCGCGGCGCGGTCGAGATCTCGCGGGAGAAGATCCAGACGCTGGCCGACTTCTGGCCGCTGGCCGGAACGATCTTCGACGGCCCCCGCGACGACGACGCCAAGGCCCGCGAGCAGTGGCTGACCGGCGAGGGCCGCGCCGCGCTGGCCGCCGCGCGGGACGCCCTGGCGCCCCTCGACGACTTCGGCGTCGACCAGGTCGACCTGGCGCTGCGCGGCGTCGTGGACACGCTCGGCGTCAAGCCGAAGCAGGTCTTCCAGCCGCTGCGGGTGGCGCTGACCGGCACCACGATCTCGCCCGGGATCTTCGAGATGATCGCGCTGCTCGGGCGCGATGAGACGCTTCGGCGCATCGACGCCGCCTTGGCTTCGAGCTAGTGGGCCCCCGCAAACGTCGCACCCGAGATGCGGGGCGCCGATCACCGCCAGGCTGTGTCCTCGACCACTCGAAATCCCAGAGGGATTCCTTCGGGTCTGCGTCCTTGCCTGGCGGCGCCGGCATCCGCATTTCGAGCACAACGTTCCCGGGAGACCCACTGGCACGCAGAGGCCGCTGTCGGGGCGGCCGGAATGGGGGCTCAATCATCCGTCCATGCCTGCCGATAACCGGGGCAGCCGCCCTGCCGATGACAGGGCCACATGCCTGCGAGAACCGGAATCCCCGAGGACACCCCCGATATGAGCCAGAACGCCGCCGCCGCGGCCGCCCCTGCGCCGCGCTCGGCTTCCCCCGCGCAAGCGGCCGGCGGTCGCCACAACGAAGGTCACGGACGCCGCCTGACCGCCGCATTCGAGGCGCTCGAGTCGTTCCCGGCCCTGGCCGAGTCGCGCAACCGCCTGCTGCGCGTGGTCGGCCAGGAGCGCGTCTCGGCGGGTGACGTCGTCGCCGCCGTCGAGTCCGACGTGGCACTGGTGATCTCCGTCCTGCGCCTCGCCAACCAGGTCGAGGGCCGCACGCGCGGCAAGGTCGAGTCGGTGGTCAAGTCGGTCGAGCTGCTCTCGCCCGAGGCCGTCCAGTCGCTCGCCAGCCGCGCACGCACGTTCGACTTCTTCGAGCGCACCGCCACGTGGGACGCGGCCCCCGAGCGCTTCCGCCTGCACGGCGTCGCCACCCAGCGCGCCGCCGATCGCCTCGCCACCGAGACCGGATACGACGAGCGCGACCGCCTCATGGTCACGGCGCTGCTGCACGACATCGGCAAGCTCGTCCTCATGCACGCGTACCCGGGCTATCCGGGCCAGGTCCACGGGCAGGCCCGCACGCCGGAGGAGCGCATCCATCGCGAGCGCCGCGAGCTCGGCGTCGACCACGCGCTCGTCGGCGGCGTGCTCGCCCGCCGCTGGGGGCTGCCCAAGGCCGTCGCCAGCGCGATCGAGCGCCACCACGCCGACGACGGCACCGAGGACTCCGCGTACGTCCGCCTCGCCGACATGCTCGCGCACTACGCGCAGGGCTCCGCGGTGTCGCCGACCGAGCTCCTGAAGTGCGCGCGGATCATCGGCCTCGGGCCGGCCGAGCTGCGCACGGTGATGTACGACCTGCCGTATCCGCAGACCGGCCGCAACCGGGCGATCGACCCGTGCCCGCTGTCGGCCCGCGAGCTCGAGGTCCTCAAGCGCCTCGCCGAGGGCAAGGTCTACAAGCAGATCGCGCTCGAGCTCCAGCTCTCGACCAGCACGGTGCGCACGCACCTGCACAACATCTACGGCAAGCTCGGCGCCGTCGACCGCGCCCAGGCGGTCCTGCTCGCGACCGAGCGCGGCTGGCTTTAGGAGCCCCTAGCCCGTCCCCCTCCGCTCGCTCCGCGCGGTCGCCGCGCGCAGCACCAGCCACGCGGCGAGGATCCCGGCGGCATCGACGGCGAAGTCGATCGGGTCCGCGTCGCGCCGCGGCACCCAGGACTGGTGGATCTCGTCGAGGCCGGCCCAGGCGAGCGTGATCAGCGCCGCCGGCAGCGCCCGACGGTCGAGCGCCCACCACCAGAGCGCGAACAGCACGGCGAACTGGCCGAAGTGCACGGCTGAGGTGGCCAGCCGCGCCCACGCGCCGAGATCCGGCCCCACGTCGGGCTGGCTCGACAGGTACCAGATCAGCGCCATCAGGGCGACCGGCGGTGCGATCCGCAGGACGCGTGTCATACGATCGGCGGTGGCCGTGCTGTCCATCACGAGCAAATCACCCTACGCACTGCAGGCGCTGACCGAGCTCGCCCGCTCCGACGGCGACGCGCCCGTCCCGATCGCCGAGCTCGCCCGCCGCCGCGCCATCCCGGTGCAGTTCCTCGAGCAGCTCTTCGCCATCCTGCGCCGCGCGGGCCTCCTGCGCTCGCAGCGCGGCGTGAAGGGCGGCTACCTGTTCGCCCGCCTCCCGCGCGAGATCACCGTGCTGGAGGTCGTCGAGCTCCTCGACGGCCCGTTCGGCCGCGACGCCGTCGGCATCTTCGCCGAGGCCGCCGCGGCCGCCCGCGCGGTGCTCGAGTCGACGACGATCCAGGACGTCGTCGATCGCGAGGTCCGCGACGCGGGCGTCGCGATGTACTACATCTGAGCGGCGCCCGGACACCGGCGCGCGCCGGTCAGCCCGCGAACCAGATGCTCACGCGGCAGCCGGTCCCGCTGGAGTCGATGTCGACGGACGACGCCATCGACGCGATGAGCGGCAGGCCGAGGCCGAGGCCGGGGCTGTCGGGCCGCGGGCGCATCCCGTCGCCGTCGTCCTCGATCTCGACGCGCAAGCCGGCGCTGTCGCCCACCTCGGATCGGGCGCGGACGCGGACGCTGCCGGGGCGGTCGGCGGGGTAGCCGTGGACGATCGCGTTGGTCACGGCCTCCGAGACGCACAGCGCGACGGCCTGATCGTCGAGGCCGCACGTCGCGGCCAGCGTCGCAATCGCCTGGCGGGCGACACGAACGCTCGACGCGATCGCCGGAAGCTCGAGATTCACCGGCTC from Capillimicrobium parvum encodes the following:
- a CDS encoding RrF2 family transcriptional regulator; the protein is MAVLSITSKSPYALQALTELARSDGDAPVPIAELARRRAIPVQFLEQLFAILRRAGLLRSQRGVKGGYLFARLPREITVLEVVELLDGPFGRDAVGIFAEAAAAARAVLESTTIQDVVDREVRDAGVAMYYI
- a CDS encoding deoxyribonuclease IV, whose amino-acid sequence is MLIGAHVSPAGGPAKAVERGVEKHCRAIQIFNQNPRAWKPTVYSDEQVAAFREAMARSDVDALLIHAVYLLNCASDDDEIRSKSLTSLIASLRAGAALGAHAVVLHPGSAKAGEVRPAIERAGATIREALAESEGCALHLENTAGTGGTLGRSFEELAALFDAAGGDARLGLCLDSCHLFASGFDIRTAKGLSSVLDDCIAEVGPNRLGSLHLNDSQTPLGANRDRHANVGEGELGDDGCAAFLSEPRFEGLPCVLETPGEDRKGPTAEEIEHCVTLRERGLAARR
- a CDS encoding HDOD domain-containing protein — translated: MSQNAAAAAAPAPRSASPAQAAGGRHNEGHGRRLTAAFEALESFPALAESRNRLLRVVGQERVSAGDVVAAVESDVALVISVLRLANQVEGRTRGKVESVVKSVELLSPEAVQSLASRARTFDFFERTATWDAAPERFRLHGVATQRAADRLATETGYDERDRLMVTALLHDIGKLVLMHAYPGYPGQVHGQARTPEERIHRERRELGVDHALVGGVLARRWGLPKAVASAIERHHADDGTEDSAYVRLADMLAHYAQGSAVSPTELLKCARIIGLGPAELRTVMYDLPYPQTGRNRAIDPCPLSARELEVLKRLAEGKVYKQIALELQLSTSTVRTHLHNIYGKLGAVDRAQAVLLATERGWL
- the gltX gene encoding glutamate--tRNA ligase — encoded protein: MRVRFAPSPTGALHIGGARTALYNWLAARHDGGTLVLRIEDTDRERSTPENVEQILDALRWLDLDWDEGPIFQTDRQDRHVEVIERLLADGHAYRSTATADDVKAYKERHGHDRGFRGESEDGGAVRLRVPDQGATVVRDVVRGETAFQHVHLDDPVIARADGTPLYNLAVAVDDLDAGITHVVRGDDHYSNTPKQLLVLEALGATQPVYCHLPLLHGPDGKKLSKRHGAASVQELRDAGFLPEAVRNYLALLGWGAADDETILSTEELVRQFTLERVQRNPARFDEKKLRWMNGQYIRALGVDDLTARLEAFTGREGLRGAVEISREKIQTLADFWPLAGTIFDGPRDDDAKAREQWLTGEGRAALAAARDALAPLDDFGVDQVDLALRGVVDTLGVKPKQVFQPLRVALTGTTISPGIFEMIALLGRDETLRRIDAALASS
- the dnaE gene encoding DNA polymerase III subunit alpha is translated as MSPAACAHLHVHSEYSLLDGACKIDALAARAAAFDQPALGLTDHGVMNGAVELFKACAKQGIKPIVGCEVYLVDDHAKRGERQERNHLTLLAETDEGYRNLVKLSSLGYLEGLSRGKPSVDLAQVAAHSAGIIALTGCLASRFCQRLISDRPGEARAHADDLLNVFAPENVFFEVQKNGLADQDKANEGIVRIARELGRPLVGTADVHYLRREDYHHHTALLCVQTKSTLAAPKMTFETNEFFLKDNGEMETAFAEWPEAVRTTLDIAERCDVSIELGKQLIPSYQTPDGSDERTYLRRRVDEGLRLRYGDPVPAEARERADMELGVIDRMGFNAYFLIVWDFVNYAKSNGIAVGPGRGSAAGSIVAYCLSITDVDPLRYDLLFERFLNPERVSMPDIDIDFSVRGRERVMRYVTEKYGRESVAQIVTFGKMFPRAATRDAARVLGHDYGVGDRLAKLIPDPIMGRPPSFEDCLREGEELKKAYDEDPTARQIVDVARGLEGIVRNSSIHAAAVVIADRPLTEIVPLQLADAGTVDEDGNREFKTVTQFSMKPVEELGLLKMDFLGLRNLDVIEDALDIIERSTSERPDMTTLPLDDVTTYEMMARGDSIGVFQFESEGMREALKKVQPTEFDDLVALNALYRPGAMDQIPTYARGKREPESIAFPDDRLRPILQPTKGVILYQEQAMQISKELAGFSGAKADDLRKAIGKKNREAMAKLEPEFRQGCRASGTSEQVIDWLWTTNEKSADYSFNKSHAACYALIAYRTAWLKATYPAEYMAALISSVMSTKDKVPFFVARCEEMGIEILPPDVNLSDHEFTVVEGNIRFGLDAVKGVGYQAVEAIKSAREESGPFESLWDFCARVDARAVNKKAIEALIRCGAFGSTGATRKGMLAVLEQAQAAGAKQQQDALTGQGSIFDLEPVGGPATAFAMPSHPPIPSEEFEQSELLAVEKEAIGLFISAHPLKEVREALRLKVDCPLADLEHRKDQEWVTVGGIVAQAKKIRTKSGSTMMFATLDDLEGSVEIVVFERVLAEQEAALAVDEIVLVRGRVDHKDATKTAVVVQSAEPFKPTPEEVERAREEVRALAKRSAPKPFAVHVDAARLPASIIDELRTLLGSHPGESEVLLQVHTSSGHRLLRLGSEYRVSATAMLRAELDHVLGEALLPAA
- a CDS encoding ATP-binding protein, producing MTAPEPVNLELPAIASSVRVARQAIATLAATCGLDDQAVALCVSEAVTNAIVHGYPADRPGSVRVRARSEVGDSAGLRVEIEDDGDGMRPRPDSPGLGLGLPLIASMASSVDIDSSGTGCRVSIWFAG
- a CDS encoding VanZ family protein → MDSTATADRMTRVLRIAPPVALMALIWYLSSQPDVGPDLGAWARLATSAVHFGQFAVLFALWWWALDRRALPAALITLAWAGLDEIHQSWVPRRDADPIDFAVDAAGILAAWLVLRAATARSERRGTG